The Streptomyces albofaciens JCM 4342 genome has a segment encoding these proteins:
- a CDS encoding S1 family peptidase — protein MLGKWRAAGRTTGRGKRAGVAALSAVLLAGAGTAIGTGGTAAAMSGGTQLPRPGAAPWLATLAVKGDGPLLGRASCGGVLVAPDRVLTAAHCLAGGDVHTLEVHLGSSVLSKDPGTVRDVRSVTLHPRYEILPSPADPTKPEWSSAANDLAEIRLSAPVRGVRPLPVARHRPRPGTPVSIFSHGLTGDPETSPPGQDVRGDVLRRGDLTVRTHQRCAAQTPAVVDEASVFCARDVRAEHAGRTPAAMCYGDSGSPLVAWGRRGPELAGIFSFAGETAGKACRPADAAFADVPALLPELSPGLRPGVLPEALPEQPAGVRTRGHR, from the coding sequence ATGCTGGGGAAGTGGCGCGCGGCCGGGCGTACGACGGGGCGGGGGAAGCGAGCCGGGGTGGCGGCCCTGAGCGCCGTCCTGCTGGCCGGTGCCGGCACGGCCATAGGGACCGGGGGCACGGCGGCGGCCATGTCCGGAGGCACACAGTTGCCCCGCCCCGGCGCCGCGCCCTGGCTCGCGACGCTGGCCGTGAAGGGCGACGGACCGCTGCTGGGGCGGGCGTCCTGCGGTGGTGTGCTCGTCGCGCCGGACCGGGTGCTCACCGCGGCCCACTGCCTGGCCGGCGGGGACGTACACACGCTGGAGGTGCACCTCGGCTCCTCGGTGCTGTCGAAGGACCCGGGCACGGTACGGGACGTCCGCAGCGTCACCCTGCACCCCCGCTACGAGATCCTGCCGTCCCCCGCCGACCCCACCAAGCCGGAATGGTCCTCCGCGGCGAACGACCTGGCCGAGATACGGCTCAGCGCACCGGTACGCGGCGTCCGGCCGCTCCCCGTCGCCCGGCACCGGCCGCGGCCCGGCACGCCCGTATCGATCTTCAGCCACGGTCTGACGGGCGACCCCGAAACGTCCCCGCCCGGTCAGGACGTCCGCGGCGACGTACTGCGCCGCGGCGACCTCACCGTACGCACCCACCAGCGGTGCGCCGCCCAGACGCCGGCGGTGGTGGACGAGGCGTCGGTCTTCTGCGCGCGCGATGTGCGCGCGGAACACGCGGGCCGCACTCCCGCGGCGATGTGTTACGGGGACAGCGGCAGCCCGCTGGTGGCCTGGGGACGGCGCGGCCCGGAGCTGGCCGGTATCTTCAGCTTCGCCGGTGAGACGGCCGGGAAGGCCTGCCGGCCGGCGGACGCGGCGTTCGCCGACGTGCCGGCGCTGCTGCCGGAACTGTCGCCGGGGCTGCGGCCGGGCGTGCTGCCGGAGGCACTGCCGGAGCAGCCCGCAGGCGTACGGACGAGGGGACATCGATGA
- a CDS encoding ankyrin repeat domain-containing protein has translation MNRRRRKKLAARLVSAVMFGETREVAALLRAGAQPGTANADGTTPLYAASVHGDAAAARLLLAAGAEPDAESGHGSEGTPLCAAAAWGHLDVVRELLAHGADPNLREDGGTGYAPLDWATKEFQPHPETAAVLRAAGARRRDG, from the coding sequence ATGAACCGTCGACGGCGGAAGAAACTCGCCGCCCGGCTGGTGTCGGCCGTGATGTTCGGCGAGACCCGCGAGGTCGCCGCGCTGCTGCGGGCCGGGGCGCAGCCGGGCACCGCGAACGCCGACGGTACGACACCCCTGTACGCCGCGTCCGTGCACGGCGACGCGGCCGCCGCCCGCCTGCTCCTGGCCGCCGGTGCCGAGCCGGACGCGGAGAGCGGGCACGGTTCGGAGGGCACCCCGCTGTGCGCGGCGGCGGCCTGGGGCCACCTCGATGTCGTACGGGAACTCCTCGCCCACGGCGCGGACCCGAACCTCCGTGAGGACGGCGGCACCGGATACGCGCCGCTCGACTGGGCCACGAAGGAGTTCCAGCCGCACCCGGAGACGGCGGCGGTGCTGCGGGCGGCGGGCGCGCGCCGCCGGGACGGCTGA
- a CDS encoding CatB-related O-acetyltransferase — MPLVPADPNALHPMPGQPRVVLLKPLVTSPLIEVGEFSYYDDPDDPTAFETRNVLYHYGPEKLVIGKFCALGEGVRFIMNGANHRMDGPSTFPFPIMGGSWSDHFDLISGLPGRGDTVVGNDVWFGYRSMVMPGVRIGHGAVIASGAVVVDDVPDYGIVGGNPAKLIRRRYDDEDVARLLELAWWDWPVEHITEHVRTIMSGSVEELAAVAPKG; from the coding sequence ATGCCCCTGGTCCCCGCCGACCCCAACGCCCTGCACCCGATGCCGGGTCAGCCGCGCGTGGTGCTCCTCAAGCCCCTCGTCACCTCGCCGTTGATCGAGGTCGGCGAGTTCTCGTACTACGACGACCCGGACGACCCGACCGCGTTCGAGACGCGCAACGTGCTGTACCACTACGGGCCCGAGAAGCTGGTCATCGGGAAGTTCTGCGCGCTCGGCGAGGGGGTGCGGTTCATCATGAACGGCGCCAACCACCGGATGGACGGCCCCTCGACGTTCCCCTTCCCGATCATGGGCGGCTCCTGGTCCGACCACTTCGACCTGATCAGCGGGCTGCCGGGCCGGGGCGACACCGTGGTCGGCAACGACGTGTGGTTCGGCTACCGGTCCATGGTCATGCCCGGTGTACGGATCGGGCACGGGGCGGTCATCGCCTCCGGGGCCGTCGTGGTGGACGACGTACCCGATTACGGCATCGTCGGCGGCAACCCGGCCAAGCTGATCCGCCGCCGCTACGACGACGAGGACGTGGCGCGCCTGCTGGAGCTGGCCTGGTGGGACTGGCCGGTCGAGCACATCACGGAGCATGTGCGGACGATCATGTCGGGGTCGGTGGAGGAGCTGGCGGCCGTGGCGCCGAAGGGGTGA
- a CDS encoding cupin domain-containing protein, with translation MTTQGGTGTTRNTHDSTPKPDRVHHVRAGELDGHTALSGHTVGSKRLWMGLVENPPLSATDNHHHGDSEAGIYVVSGHPVFVYHDGTREVRVEAGPGDFLLVPPFVPHREENPDPDEPVVVLIARTTQEPIKVSVPELYRYEEGEPHRHEVADA, from the coding sequence ATGACCACTCAAGGCGGCACCGGGACCACGCGGAACACCCACGACAGCACGCCGAAGCCCGACCGCGTCCACCACGTCCGCGCCGGCGAGCTGGACGGCCACACCGCCCTCAGCGGCCACACCGTCGGCTCGAAGCGACTGTGGATGGGCCTGGTGGAGAACCCGCCGCTGAGTGCGACGGACAACCACCACCACGGCGACTCGGAGGCGGGGATCTACGTGGTCAGCGGCCACCCCGTCTTCGTCTACCACGACGGCACCCGGGAGGTACGGGTCGAGGCGGGCCCGGGCGACTTCCTGCTCGTCCCGCCGTTCGTCCCGCACCGCGAGGAGAACCCCGACCCGGACGAGCCCGTCGTCGTCCTCATCGCCCGGACCACGCAGGAGCCGATCAAGGTGTCCGTACCGGAGCTGTACCGGTACGAGGAAGGGGAGCCGCACCGGCACGAGGTGGCGGACGCGTAG
- a CDS encoding DUF4097 family beta strand repeat-containing protein: MQKFATPAPVSAVLDIPAGRVQFIAADRADTTVEVRPANASKGRDVKAAELVEVEYKEGVLRIEAPAAKNQYFGPSGAVEVTVQLPAGSRIEGKAACAEFRGVGRFGEVAFEGASGAVKLDEAESVRLTALDGDVSVGRLNGPAEISTEKGDIRITEAVRGTVVLSTQAGDVSVGAARGVSASLDAGTSYGRIRNELKNADGAAGLEIHATTAHGDIVARSL, translated from the coding sequence ATGCAGAAGTTCGCCACCCCCGCCCCCGTCTCCGCCGTCCTCGACATCCCCGCGGGCCGCGTGCAGTTCATCGCCGCCGACCGGGCCGACACCACCGTCGAGGTGCGGCCCGCGAACGCCTCGAAGGGGCGCGACGTGAAGGCGGCGGAGCTGGTGGAGGTCGAGTACAAGGAGGGTGTCCTGCGGATCGAGGCGCCGGCGGCGAAGAACCAGTACTTCGGGCCCTCCGGGGCGGTCGAGGTGACGGTCCAGTTGCCCGCCGGGTCCCGTATCGAAGGGAAGGCGGCCTGCGCCGAGTTCCGGGGCGTCGGGCGGTTCGGCGAGGTCGCCTTCGAGGGAGCGAGCGGCGCGGTCAAGCTGGACGAGGCGGAGAGCGTGCGCCTCACCGCCCTCGACGGTGACGTGTCGGTCGGCCGCCTCAACGGTCCCGCGGAGATCAGCACGGAGAAGGGCGACATCCGGATCACCGAGGCCGTACGCGGCACGGTCGTGCTGAGCACCCAGGCCGGTGACGTGTCGGTCGGCGCCGCCCGCGGGGTCTCCGCCTCCCTGGACGCCGGCACTTCGTACGGCCGGATCCGCAACGAACTCAAGAACGCCGACGGCGCCGCCGGTCTGGAGATCCACGCGACCACCGCGCACGGCGACATCGTCGCCCGCAGCCTCTGA
- a CDS encoding GbsR/MarR family transcriptional regulator, whose protein sequence is MPGGRLTQQERQQIALGLADGLAYAEIARRLDRPTSTVTREVMRNGGPTAYRADLAHRATERRAHRRRQSAPRGQQPPPQTHGRDTEAVREYEEMFTTLLMQQGLPKMMSRVLTCLYTTDAGSLTASELVQRLQVSPASISKAIAFLEAQGLIRRERDERRRERYVVDDDVWYQSMIAAVRSHAQLAAAARQGVSVLGPDTPAAARLENIARFVDFVGESIARAAEQARDILRTNPEPAAAGAGAPGSDRG, encoded by the coding sequence ATGCCGGGAGGCAGGCTCACCCAGCAGGAACGTCAGCAGATCGCGCTGGGGTTGGCCGACGGACTCGCCTACGCGGAGATCGCCCGACGCCTCGACCGCCCCACCTCGACGGTCACGCGTGAGGTGATGCGCAACGGCGGCCCCACCGCCTACCGCGCCGACCTGGCCCACCGCGCCACCGAACGCCGCGCCCACCGGCGCCGGCAGTCCGCTCCCCGTGGGCAGCAGCCGCCCCCGCAGACGCACGGGCGCGATACGGAGGCCGTGCGCGAGTACGAGGAGATGTTCACGACCCTCCTCATGCAGCAGGGCCTGCCCAAGATGATGTCCCGGGTGCTGACCTGCCTCTACACCACCGACGCGGGCAGCCTCACCGCGTCCGAACTCGTCCAGCGCCTCCAGGTCAGCCCGGCGTCCATCTCCAAGGCGATCGCGTTCCTCGAAGCCCAGGGCCTCATCCGCCGGGAACGCGACGAACGCCGCCGCGAGCGGTACGTCGTCGACGACGACGTCTGGTACCAGAGCATGATCGCCGCCGTCCGGTCCCACGCCCAGCTCGCCGCGGCCGCACGCCAGGGCGTCAGCGTCCTCGGCCCCGACACCCCGGCCGCCGCCCGCCTCGAAAACATCGCCCGCTTCGTGGACTTCGTCGGCGAGAGCATCGCCCGCGCGGCGGAACAGGCCCGGGACATCCTGCGCACGAACCCGGAGCCGGCCGCGGCCGGCGCGGGCGCGCCGGGTTCCGATCGGGGGTAG
- a CDS encoding GntR family transcriptional regulator, which translates to MIRERIADGTYSPGERVPSVLQLQEEFGIAAVTAHKVHRGLRAEGLIKTEPGLGSFVSRQAGTGNEQSRAESPRSKWEQVAEVVRSRIASGEYPPRHLISEVKLEQEFGVARVTVRKATAALRGEGLIVTTPGMGSFVAVDGPGDGGRSPEKA; encoded by the coding sequence GTGATCCGTGAACGGATTGCGGACGGTACGTACTCGCCTGGGGAACGCGTTCCATCAGTGCTTCAGCTGCAGGAGGAGTTCGGCATCGCGGCTGTCACCGCCCACAAGGTGCACCGCGGTCTGCGGGCGGAGGGCCTGATCAAAACCGAGCCAGGACTTGGGTCTTTCGTCTCGCGACAAGCGGGGACCGGGAATGAGCAGTCACGGGCAGAGAGCCCGCGCTCGAAGTGGGAGCAGGTCGCTGAAGTAGTGCGGTCGCGCATCGCCAGCGGCGAGTACCCTCCGCGCCACCTGATCTCCGAGGTGAAGCTTGAACAGGAGTTCGGCGTAGCGCGCGTAACCGTACGGAAGGCCACTGCCGCCCTCCGGGGAGAGGGCCTGATCGTTACGACGCCCGGTATGGGGTCGTTCGTTGCGGTGGATGGTCCGGGTGACGGGGGCCGGAGCCCCGAGAAGGCGTAG
- a CDS encoding class I SAM-dependent methyltransferase, translating to MNTDRPELPDAQHAHWQRTYVSNPGMYGYRPSAPARYAAVVFRSAGVRDVLELGAGHGRDALHFAREGFAVRATDFSAAGLAQLRRAAGAEGLAERVTCLVHDVREPLPLPDSSVDAAFAHMLLCMALSTEEIHAVVAEIRRVLRPGGTFVYTVRHTGDAHYGTGLVHGDDIYEHGGFAVHFFPRRLVDDLAEGWRLDDVHAFEEGELPRRLWRVTQRLPR from the coding sequence ATGAACACCGACAGACCGGAGCTGCCCGACGCGCAGCACGCGCACTGGCAGCGGACCTACGTCTCGAACCCCGGTATGTACGGTTACCGGCCCAGCGCCCCCGCGCGGTACGCCGCCGTGGTCTTCCGGTCCGCCGGGGTGCGGGACGTGCTGGAACTGGGGGCCGGGCACGGCCGGGACGCGCTCCACTTCGCCCGCGAGGGCTTCGCCGTCCGGGCAACCGACTTCTCCGCCGCCGGGCTGGCACAACTCCGGCGGGCGGCCGGTGCGGAGGGGCTGGCCGAGCGGGTGACATGCCTGGTGCACGACGTACGTGAACCGCTGCCGCTGCCGGACTCCTCGGTGGACGCCGCCTTCGCGCACATGTTGCTGTGCATGGCGCTGTCCACCGAGGAGATCCACGCGGTGGTCGCCGAGATCCGCCGCGTACTGCGGCCCGGCGGAACCTTCGTCTACACCGTGCGCCACACCGGCGACGCCCACTACGGCACCGGCCTCGTCCACGGCGACGACATCTACGAGCACGGTGGCTTCGCCGTGCACTTCTTCCCGCGCCGGCTGGTCGACGACCTCGCCGAGGGTTGGCGGCTGGACGACGTCCACGCCTTCGAGGAAGGCGAGCTGCCCCGCCGCCTGTGGCGCGTCACCCAGCGGCTGCCCCGGTGA
- a CDS encoding monooxygenase, translated as MNVDVTVVGAGPTGLLLASELALAGVRTRILERRTEPQRDSRALTLHPRSVELMEQRGLLDRFLPLGRTVPGWHFAQLPTRLDFSVLDSRRGYTLFLTQARTEELLAERARELGVVIERGYEVTGLSQEADGVDIEVRGQDGTVETFRTGYVVGCDGGRSVVRQSAGIAFPGTDETLTGVLGDFAVTDPDALDAARASGVLVAPLEDGLTRMVFMDPERMRVPAGEPVTLEEFRTSLTRICGTDCGIAAPRWLSRFGNATRLAERYRAGRVLLAGDAAHIHFPAAGQGLNTGLQDAMNLGWKLAAEVNGWAPPGLLDSYDAERRPVGQQVTENTEIQTLLWELTLVRQYQRPGEALRKLFDELLGMEEVNRMLAGRVSALGTAYEPPAPGADPLVGRRMPDIGLKAVASEAIRVYELLPAGRFVHLDLAGDDPDLGAAVSSGWGSRVTTVTVTGRDDHPDLDGVTEVLVRPDGHVAWATRTTEVGNRRAERRAALEAWAGTPA; from the coding sequence ATGAACGTCGATGTGACCGTGGTGGGCGCCGGCCCGACCGGGCTGCTGCTCGCGAGCGAACTCGCGCTGGCCGGTGTACGGACCCGGATTCTGGAACGCCGTACGGAACCGCAGCGCGACTCGCGGGCGCTGACCCTGCACCCGCGCAGCGTGGAGCTGATGGAGCAGCGCGGGCTGCTGGACCGTTTCCTCCCGCTCGGCCGGACCGTCCCCGGCTGGCACTTCGCCCAGCTCCCCACCCGCCTGGACTTCTCCGTACTCGATTCCCGGCGCGGCTACACGCTGTTCCTCACCCAGGCCCGCACCGAGGAACTGCTGGCCGAGCGGGCCCGGGAGCTGGGTGTCGTGATCGAGCGCGGTTACGAGGTCACCGGACTGAGCCAGGAAGCCGACGGGGTGGACATCGAGGTGCGCGGCCAGGACGGCACCGTGGAAACCTTCCGTACCGGCTACGTCGTCGGCTGCGACGGCGGACGCAGCGTCGTACGGCAGTCCGCCGGAATCGCCTTCCCCGGCACCGACGAAACCCTCACCGGCGTGCTCGGCGACTTCGCGGTGACCGACCCCGACGCCCTCGACGCCGCCCGCGCGAGCGGCGTACTGGTCGCGCCGCTGGAGGACGGCCTGACGCGGATGGTCTTCATGGACCCGGAGCGGATGCGGGTGCCGGCCGGCGAGCCCGTGACCCTGGAGGAGTTCCGTACGTCCCTGACCCGGATATGCGGCACCGACTGCGGCATCGCCGCCCCCCGCTGGCTCTCCCGCTTCGGCAACGCCACCCGGCTCGCCGAGCGCTACCGCGCCGGCCGCGTCCTGCTGGCGGGCGACGCCGCGCACATCCACTTCCCCGCAGCGGGCCAGGGCCTGAACACCGGCCTCCAGGACGCGATGAACCTCGGCTGGAAGCTGGCCGCCGAGGTCAACGGGTGGGCGCCGCCCGGCCTGCTCGACAGTTACGACGCGGAACGTCGGCCCGTCGGACAGCAGGTCACCGAGAACACCGAGATCCAGACCCTGCTGTGGGAGCTGACGCTCGTACGGCAGTACCAGCGTCCCGGCGAGGCCCTGCGCAAGCTCTTCGACGAACTCCTGGGGATGGAGGAGGTCAACCGGATGCTCGCGGGGAGGGTGTCCGCGCTCGGTACGGCATACGAGCCGCCCGCACCCGGCGCGGACCCGCTGGTCGGGCGGCGGATGCCGGACATCGGCCTGAAGGCCGTCGCGTCGGAGGCGATACGGGTCTACGAACTGCTGCCCGCGGGCCGGTTCGTCCACCTCGACCTGGCGGGTGACGATCCGGACCTCGGGGCGGCCGTCTCGTCGGGGTGGGGCTCGCGCGTGACGACCGTGACCGTCACCGGCCGCGACGATCACCCGGACCTGGACGGCGTGACCGAGGTCCTGGTCCGGCCGGACGGGCATGTCGCCTGGGCGACGCGTACGACCGAGGTCGGGAACCGGCGAGCGGAGCGGCGCGCGGCGCTGGAGGCCTGGGCCGGGACGCCTGCCTGA
- a CDS encoding TetR/AcrR family transcriptional regulator, with product MSSPSTPARGRPARLDRARTLETALDLLNQSGLDALTMRRLADAMGVQAGALYRYFATKQDLLTAMAERMLEGVAESAEAAGDGGDDGDGDGNRGDDWSARLTALARAHRTALLAHRDGARVFAGTHATGSSVLGFANTFVGVLREAGFRDDDAARALYTVVNYTAGHTLEEQAALQAEDEAPESVSTLRDAVTAGTYPHLSATLPTLTSTDFTRLFEFGLGLIIEGLRGRRGPSASD from the coding sequence ATGAGCTCACCGTCAACCCCGGCCCGCGGCCGACCCGCCCGGCTGGACCGCGCGCGCACCCTCGAAACGGCACTTGACCTGCTGAATCAGTCGGGCCTCGACGCGTTGACCATGCGCCGGCTCGCCGACGCGATGGGCGTACAGGCCGGCGCCCTGTACCGGTACTTCGCGACCAAACAGGACCTGCTCACCGCCATGGCGGAGCGGATGCTGGAGGGCGTTGCCGAATCGGCCGAGGCCGCGGGCGACGGCGGCGATGACGGCGACGGCGACGGCAACCGGGGCGACGACTGGAGCGCCCGCCTGACCGCCCTCGCCCGCGCCCACCGCACCGCCCTCCTCGCCCACCGCGACGGCGCCCGCGTATTCGCCGGCACGCACGCGACCGGCTCCAGCGTCCTCGGCTTCGCCAACACGTTCGTGGGCGTACTGCGAGAGGCGGGCTTCCGCGACGACGACGCGGCCCGCGCCCTCTACACGGTGGTCAACTACACCGCGGGCCACACCCTGGAGGAGCAGGCGGCACTCCAGGCGGAGGACGAAGCCCCCGAGAGCGTCAGCACCCTGCGCGACGCGGTGACGGCAGGAACGTACCCCCACCTCAGCGCCACCCTGCCCACCCTCACCAGCACGGACTTCACCCGGCTCTTCGAGTTCGGACTCGGCCTGATCATCGAGGGGCTGCGGGGGCGGCGGGGGCCGTCGGCAAGCGACTGA
- a CDS encoding MarR family winged helix-turn-helix transcriptional regulator: protein MAAQSQYEELARQLSAIGAVKREMGRILPPDCPPASAGVLTLLDRYGEMRMSKLAELLAIDMSVTSRHVAHVAERGWIERQPDPQDKRSRLLRLTPSGRLLLAELSERYTASLARYLDDWSDSDVGRLNELLARLRTSFGDCRTRAHHETTRTPAE, encoded by the coding sequence ATGGCCGCTCAGAGTCAGTACGAGGAGCTGGCCCGGCAGCTCAGTGCCATCGGCGCCGTCAAGCGGGAGATGGGGCGGATCCTGCCGCCCGACTGTCCGCCCGCCTCGGCCGGGGTGCTCACGCTGCTCGACCGGTACGGCGAGATGCGGATGAGCAAGCTGGCGGAGCTGCTGGCGATCGACATGTCGGTCACCAGCCGGCATGTGGCGCACGTCGCCGAGCGCGGCTGGATCGAGCGGCAGCCCGATCCGCAGGACAAGCGGTCGCGGCTGCTGCGGCTGACACCGAGTGGCCGGCTGCTCCTCGCGGAGCTCTCCGAACGCTACACAGCATCACTCGCCCGGTACCTGGACGACTGGTCCGACAGCGACGTCGGCCGGCTGAACGAGTTGCTCGCCCGGCTCCGCACGAGCTTCGGCGACTGCCGGACCCGGGCGCACCACGAAACGACCCGCACACCCGCGGAATGA
- a CDS encoding MFS transporter — protein MATTTPSGVRGGHAKHGGHPAPDGAPMSHRQIMEAISGLLLGMFVAILSSTIVSNALPEIIHDLKGGQSAYTWVVTASLLAMTAATPLWGKLSDLFSKKLLVQVALVIYVAGSVVAGLSQNAGMLIACRVVQGIGVGGLSALAQIVMAAMISPRERGRYSGYIGATFAVATVGGPLLGGVITDTSWMGWRWCFYVGVPFAVIALIVLQKTLKLPVVKRDVKVDWAGAFFISAAVSLLLVWVTLAGDKYDWISWQTFAMVGGSIVLGAIFVFVESRASEPIVPLRLFRNKTITLASLASLFVGIAMFSGTVFFSQYFQLARDKSPTMSGIMTIPMIGGLFVSSTVSGQIITKTGKWKAWLVSGGVLVTAGLGLLGTIRYDTEYWHIAIFMALMGLGIGMMMQNLVLCTQNQVAPQDLGSASSVVTFFRSLGGAVGVSALGAVLANRVTHYVKDGVQELGPQAAAKFAQGGAGSGGGGIPDLDALPAPFRTIMESAYGHGVGDVFLYAAPCALLAFLLTLFIKEVALKTQGGMAQAATPEAEPAAAAAQAAAQPQPEPALVGAGAPAGQDGNGTAPSWAQQPAAATATQPLAAYASAGGGDEVPAGPAIHGSVRNAEGHPVANSAVTLISLSGRQLGRSVVEANGSYVLNAPGAGSYVLIAAADGHQPQASTVVVGEQALAYDILLSGTSGLGGQVRSAVTGEPVADAMVVVTDVRGEVLATGKTAPEGYFSFDELAPGTYTIAVNAADFRPTALPVEVGGQGTTRIEIELLSGARVQGVVRAGAERRPLPDARVTLVDAAGNVVATSTTGEDGAYAFTDLDAGDYTVIASGYPPVANGLTVDARGVDGYDVELAHPGE, from the coding sequence ATGGCTACGACCACACCATCCGGTGTGCGGGGCGGCCACGCCAAGCACGGGGGCCACCCGGCTCCCGACGGGGCGCCCATGTCGCACCGTCAGATCATGGAGGCGATATCCGGGCTGCTGCTCGGCATGTTCGTCGCCATCCTGTCCTCGACGATCGTCTCGAACGCGCTGCCCGAGATCATCCATGACCTCAAGGGCGGCCAGAGCGCCTACACCTGGGTCGTGACCGCGTCGCTGCTGGCGATGACCGCGGCCACCCCGCTGTGGGGCAAGCTCTCCGACCTGTTCAGCAAGAAGCTGCTGGTGCAGGTCGCCCTGGTGATCTACGTGGCGGGCTCGGTGGTGGCCGGTCTGTCGCAGAACGCGGGCATGCTGATCGCGTGCCGCGTCGTCCAGGGCATAGGCGTGGGCGGTCTGTCCGCGCTGGCCCAGATCGTCATGGCCGCGATGATCTCCCCGCGCGAGCGCGGGCGGTACAGCGGCTACATCGGCGCGACCTTCGCGGTCGCCACGGTCGGCGGCCCGCTGCTGGGCGGCGTCATCACCGACACCAGCTGGATGGGCTGGCGCTGGTGCTTCTACGTCGGCGTGCCGTTCGCGGTGATCGCCCTGATCGTCCTCCAGAAGACCCTGAAGCTGCCCGTGGTCAAGCGGGACGTCAAGGTCGACTGGGCGGGTGCCTTCTTCATCAGCGCGGCGGTCTCGCTGCTGCTGGTGTGGGTGACGCTGGCCGGTGACAAGTACGACTGGATCTCCTGGCAGACCTTCGCCATGGTCGGCGGCTCGATCGTGCTGGGCGCGATCTTCGTCTTCGTGGAGTCCAGGGCGAGCGAGCCGATCGTCCCGCTGCGGCTGTTCCGCAACAAGACGATCACCCTCGCGTCGCTGGCCTCGCTGTTCGTCGGTATCGCGATGTTCTCCGGCACCGTCTTCTTCAGCCAGTACTTCCAGCTGGCGCGGGACAAGTCCCCGACGATGTCCGGGATCATGACGATCCCGATGATCGGTGGCCTGTTCGTCTCCTCGACCGTTTCCGGTCAGATCATCACCAAGACCGGCAAGTGGAAGGCGTGGCTGGTCTCCGGTGGCGTGCTGGTGACCGCCGGCCTGGGCCTGCTGGGCACCATCCGCTACGACACCGAGTACTGGCACATCGCGATCTTCATGGCGCTGATGGGCCTCGGCATCGGCATGATGATGCAGAACCTGGTGCTGTGCACGCAGAACCAGGTCGCCCCGCAGGACCTCGGCTCCGCCTCCTCCGTCGTGACCTTCTTCCGCTCCCTCGGTGGCGCGGTGGGCGTCTCGGCGCTCGGCGCGGTGCTCGCCAACCGGGTCACGCACTACGTCAAGGACGGCGTGCAGGAGCTCGGCCCGCAGGCCGCGGCGAAGTTCGCCCAGGGCGGCGCCGGCTCCGGCGGCGGTGGCATCCCGGACCTGGACGCCCTCCCGGCACCGTTCCGGACGATCATGGAGAGCGCCTACGGGCACGGCGTCGGCGACGTCTTCCTGTACGCGGCTCCGTGCGCGCTGCTCGCCTTCCTGCTGACGCTATTCATCAAGGAGGTCGCGCTGAAGACCCAGGGCGGCATGGCGCAGGCCGCGACCCCCGAGGCCGAGCCGGCCGCCGCGGCCGCCCAGGCAGCGGCGCAGCCGCAGCCCGAGCCCGCCCTGGTGGGCGCGGGTGCCCCGGCGGGCCAGGACGGCAACGGCACGGCGCCCTCCTGGGCGCAGCAGCCGGCGGCGGCCACCGCCACGCAGCCGCTGGCGGCGTACGCCTCGGCGGGCGGCGGTGACGAGGTCCCGGCCGGTCCGGCGATCCACGGCTCCGTACGCAACGCGGAGGGCCACCCGGTCGCGAACTCCGCGGTCACACTGATCTCGCTCAGCGGGCGCCAGCTCGGCCGCTCGGTGGTCGAGGCCAACGGCTCGTACGTGCTGAACGCCCCCGGCGCCGGTTCGTACGTGCTGATCGCGGCGGCCGACGGCCACCAGCCGCAGGCGTCCACGGTCGTCGTCGGCGAGCAGGCCCTCGCCTACGACATCCTGCTCAGCGGCACCAGCGGCCTGGGCGGCCAGGTCCGCAGCGCGGTCACCGGCGAGCCGGTGGCGGACGCGATGGTCGTGGTCACGGACGTACGCGGCGAGGTGCTGGCCACCGGCAAGACCGCGCCGGAGGGTTACTTCTCCTTCGACGAGCTGGCCCCCGGCACGTACACCATCGCCGTCAACGCGGCCGACTTCCGGCCGACGGCGCTGCCGGTCGAGGTCGGCGGCCAGGGCACGACCCGGATCGAGATCGAGCTGCTGTCCGGCGCCCGGGTGCAGGGCGTCGTACGGGCGGGAGCCGAGCGGCGGCCGCTGCCGGACGCGCGGGTCACCCTCGTGGACGCAGCGGGCAACGTCGTGGCCACCTCCACCACCGGTGAGGACGGCGCGTACGCCTTCACCGACCTGGACGCGGGCGACTACACGGTCATCGCGAGCGGCTACCCGCCGGTCGCCAACGGCCTGACGGTCGACGCGCGCGGGGTCGACGGCTACGACGTCGAGCTCGCCCACCCCGGCGAGTGA